A window of the Acidithiobacillus thiooxidans ATCC 19377 genome harbors these coding sequences:
- the speA gene encoding biosynthetic arginine decarboxylase, translating into MTWTVADSRHLYNLQQWGEGYFDIAEDGQMLVRPDARADSPAIGLADVASELGEHSLGLPCLLRFPQILGHRVEKLRGAFTAAMQDTHYQGGYTPVYPIKVNQQRRVVEEILRAGSGNVGLEAGSKPELLAVLGLMPAGGTVICNGYKDREYIRLALSGEKLGLRVYLVVEKISELPLILSESRDIGVQPRIGVRARLASAGAGKWQNTGGEKSKFGLSTAHILDLLEHLRRENALQSLQLLHFHLGSQIPNIQFIKGGMRECARLYAELRRLGAALEVVDVGGGLGVDYEGTHSRAYCSTNYHVSDYAHAIVSALAEVSRQENLPEPHVVSESGRALTAHHAILLTNVTDVEMAAGELPLSPTAAQGITEEWQRLLQRLENAQSSDALEVYQEAIYLLGEVHQQFNLGLLHIEQRAQAEEIYARVIWQVRRFLDPHNRAHRDILDELDEKIVDKYFVNFSLFQSLPDVWAIDQIFPIMPIQRLNEEPKRRARIEDITCDSDGRIDAYVTAEGLTPALPVHAVQNDKPYILGIFMVGAYQEILGDMHNLFGDTDSVNVLCNAQGQVLLEQPVAGDTVESVLNYVQFSAPDLLARYQKKVDHCTHLNPEQRHIFLQQFADGLHGYTYLE; encoded by the coding sequence ATGACCTGGACTGTGGCCGATAGTCGTCATCTGTACAATCTGCAGCAATGGGGCGAAGGTTATTTTGACATCGCCGAAGACGGGCAAATGCTGGTGCGGCCAGATGCGCGTGCGGACAGTCCGGCGATTGGACTGGCTGATGTGGCCAGCGAATTGGGAGAACACTCCCTGGGGCTGCCCTGTCTGCTGCGTTTTCCACAAATTCTCGGTCACCGGGTAGAAAAACTGCGTGGCGCCTTTACGGCCGCCATGCAGGATACGCACTATCAGGGGGGCTATACCCCGGTTTATCCTATCAAGGTCAATCAGCAACGTCGGGTTGTGGAAGAAATTCTGCGGGCGGGCTCAGGCAATGTGGGCCTTGAAGCGGGCAGCAAGCCGGAATTGCTGGCCGTGCTGGGCCTTATGCCAGCGGGCGGTACCGTCATTTGCAATGGCTATAAGGATCGCGAGTATATTCGTTTGGCCTTGAGCGGCGAAAAGCTGGGCTTGCGGGTTTACCTGGTGGTGGAAAAAATATCGGAATTACCGCTCATCCTCAGTGAATCCCGGGATATTGGTGTGCAACCCCGCATTGGCGTTCGTGCCCGGCTGGCTTCGGCAGGGGCGGGTAAATGGCAAAACACGGGTGGGGAAAAATCCAAGTTTGGTTTGTCCACCGCGCATATTCTCGATTTGCTTGAACATCTACGCCGGGAGAACGCTCTGCAAAGTCTGCAGTTACTGCATTTTCATCTGGGTTCGCAAATTCCCAATATTCAGTTTATTAAAGGTGGTATGCGCGAGTGCGCGCGACTGTATGCCGAGTTGCGGCGTCTGGGCGCGGCCCTGGAAGTCGTGGATGTAGGCGGCGGTCTGGGGGTGGATTACGAAGGAACCCATTCGCGTGCCTATTGCTCGACCAACTATCATGTCAGCGATTATGCACATGCCATTGTCAGTGCCCTGGCTGAGGTGTCCCGCCAGGAAAATTTGCCGGAGCCCCATGTGGTTTCGGAATCGGGCCGGGCTCTGACCGCTCACCATGCCATTTTGTTGACGAATGTGACAGATGTGGAAATGGCAGCAGGAGAGCTGCCCTTGTCTCCAACCGCCGCGCAGGGAATCACCGAGGAATGGCAACGTCTGCTCCAACGCCTGGAGAATGCCCAGTCATCAGATGCCCTGGAGGTTTATCAGGAAGCCATTTACCTGCTGGGTGAAGTACATCAACAATTTAATCTTGGTCTGCTGCATATTGAACAAAGAGCGCAGGCGGAAGAAATTTACGCGCGCGTTATCTGGCAGGTGCGTCGCTTTCTGGACCCCCATAATCGGGCGCATCGGGATATTCTGGATGAACTGGATGAAAAAATTGTCGATAAATATTTCGTGAATTTTTCATTATTTCAATCCTTGCCGGATGTCTGGGCGATAGATCAGATTTTCCCCATTATGCCCATTCAGCGCTTAAATGAAGAACCAAAACGTCGCGCCCGGATTGAAGATATTACCTGTGATTCCGATGGTCGGATTGACGCCTATGTGACCGCAGAAGGCCTGACACCGGCCTTGCCGGTGCATGCCGTGCAAAATGACAAGCCCTATATATTGGGTATATTTATGGTGGGTGCCTATCAGGAAATTCTTGGTGATATGCACAATCTTTTCGGCGATACGGATTCGGTGAATGTGCTTTGTAATGCGCAGGGTCAGGTTCTTCTGGAGCAGCCTGTGGCCGGGGATACCGTAGAATCGGTATTGAATTACGTGCAGTTTTCTGCTCCGGATTTACTGGCGCGTTACCAGAAAAAAGTCGATCATTGTACCCATCTCAACCCTGAGCAACGGCACATTTTCCTGCAACAATTTGCCGATGGTCTGCATGGTTATACTTATTTGGAGTGA